tttgctccgttcatctttccctcgatcctgactagtctcccagtccctggcgctgaaaaacatctacacagcatgatgctgccaccaccacgcttcactgtatggattgtgccaggtttcctccagacgtggcattcaggccaaatgaaaccaatcttggtttcatcagaccagagaatcttgtatgagagtcctttaagtgcattttggcaaactccaagcggactgtcatgtgcattttactgaggagtggctttcgtctggctactctaccataaaggcctgattggtgtagtgctgcagagatggttgtccttctggaagattatcccatctccacagaggaactttgtagctctgtgagagtgaccattgggttcttggtcacctccctgaccaaggcccttctcccctgattgcaaagtttggccgggtggccagctctaggaagaatcttggtggttccaaacttcttccatttaagaatgattaaggtcactgtgttcttggggactttcaactctgcagaaatgttttggtacccttccccagatctgtacctcgacacagtcctgtctcggagctctacggacaattccttcaaccttatggcttggtttttgctctgacgtgcactgtcaactgtggtacctttatatagaaaggtgtgtgcctttccaaatcatgtgtaatcaattgaatttactacaggtgtacccaatccagttgtagaaacatctcagggatgatcaatggaaacaggatgcacctgagctcaatgtcgggtctcatagcaaaggttctgaatacttatgtaaataagttattttttaCGCTTTCTCAttttgggttattgtgtgtagattgatgaaaaaaaatattttcataaattttagaataaggctttaacttaacaaaatttggaaaaactcaagggctctgaatactttccaaatgcactgtatatacagcgtCAACGTTATCTCAACATATTGATTTACTGACTAGTGATCACACAATGCGGATAAACCTCTATCATAGACAAGCTTCTTTTTGTGCTGTGATGGTCTTCTATGTTCATAGGTGAATGTCTCTAAGATTTGTCCGAGCTAGAAATATGAATTGTAATTGAAGTGATCGTTGGCATCACTTACCAACCATATACTCTCCCTGTCCCATATTTTTGTTGACCTGTTATAGCCTCCACGCGCAGCAGCGACGTCAACCTGGCCGACACGATGATAGGGAAGGCTGTAGAGCATATGTTTGAAACGGAGGACGGGACTAAAGACGAGTGGAGGGGCATGGTTCTGGCCCGAGCCCCCATCATGAACACCTGGTTTTTCATCACCTACGAGAAAGACCCCGTTCTGTACATGTACCAGCTCCTAGACGACTACAAGGAGGGAGACCTGAGGATCATGCCTGACTCCAGTGAGTACGGTAAAACTTTGGTTAAAGCCGACAGCATGTATGAGACTCTATCTTATTACAAAGCTTATAATATGTTATGCAGGTAGGGTAATACTAAAATCTGAGAGGTAAACAGATCTCTCCATCCAACTATAGTGTTCTTATAACAAAATACTAAGTAGTGTAGACCAAATCCCAATGTGAAAATGTTTGAAATACTAAGTAGTGTAGACCAAATCCCAATGTGAAAATGTTTAAAATACTAAGTAGTGTAGACCAAATCCCAATGTGAAAATGTTTAAAATACTAAGCAGTGTAGACCAAATCCCAATGTGAAAATGTTTAAAATACTAAGTAGTGTAGACCAAATCCCAATGTGAAAATGTTTAAAATACTAAGTAGTGTAGACCAAATCCCAATGTGAAAATGTTTAAAATACTAAGCAGTGTAGACCGAAAACCAAATTCTGAAAATGTATAAAATTCTAAGCAGTGTAGACCCCCTAATCCCAATGTGAAAATGTTTAAAATACTTAAcagttggaccccaggaagagtagctgctgcttttgcaacagctaatggggatcctaataaaataccaaatacctcaTCCCAATGTGAAAATCATCTGGAAATGCAGATTAGAGACTCCATTTTATAGCCTCCATCTTTCCGTAGCCTATTCAAATTGATTTTTAATTTGAAGCTTGCTGCTGGTCAAAGCATTGAGTCTAAGTAAATTTTTAACAAATCAGTTAAATAGGCAAAATGTTGATGTTGCACAATACACACAGTAAAATAATACAGAATATTAGGTAGAATTATGTGCTGCTCTCAGACTGACAGGCTAACATCACATTAAAATATTCTCCTTCAATGGAAATAAAGAAAACATTTCAGAGAACCTCATAACATTCTCCATCTACCTATAGTGATGCCATTATGAAAATACTAAGCTGTAGAGCAGACAAATCCATTATTTTAGATACAACAGAAAATTCACATGTGAAACTTCACTGCCAGACATGTCAAAACAATTTCGCTGGCTGCGCGGCAATAAAGCAGCATTTTCTTATCTTTCGGATCCATTTTGGTCCGATACAGACCCAATTGTACTTGGACCCGGGCCTCTCTCATCTATGACATGTTTCGGGTCGGATTTGGTACACCTCGGATCCAAATCGCGTATGGTATTGACTTTCAAAGAAATTAAGGGGTCCTGTTAGGGACAGGTGGGAAGTTTGCAGGTCCAATTCTCTCCGGATGGTCTGGCTTCTCTTAATAAGGACAATAGCCTACTCTTTGATGTTCTCCCTTAATGATTAAAGCTATCATCATTGTTATGGTAAACTTACTTTACATAGTCCTCTTTATTCCTATGGGGAACAAAGTATAAAGGTCCACCAGTTCTTCTGCTAGTCTAGGGATTCATTTAACCTGACATTGACAGGCCACAATAAACCTGTTTCTGTGTTGTCTCTGCCTGTTGATTTGATCTCAATTGGACTAACCTTAAATAAAGGCAAATAAATTAATTGGTAAGCTTATGTGTTTTCTTCTCTCCCAGATGACACTCCGCCTGCAGAGCGGGAGCCAGGGGAGGTAGTGGACAGTCTGGTGGGGAAACAGGTGGAGTACGCTAAAGAGGACGGCTCCAAACGAACTGGCATGGTTATCCACCAGGTGGATGCCAAACCCTCAGTCTACTTCATCAAGTTCGATGACGACTTCCACATCTACGTCTACGACCTTGTCAAGACCTCCTAAGGCGACCTTTTACCCTTTggccttttcacactactgagccgaatcgagctgtactgggctggcctggttacacGTACATCCACCATAGCTGAAAAGACTATGCGAAAATATGTTAGAGGTGGTACAGTTTGGTTCAGGTCGGCACGGTAGTGTGAAAAGGTCGCTGGGCCTAGAGGACAGGAGGTCTGTCTGGGGAGTTAATGATGGATGCAGGAAAGACGATGGTCATCATCACCACATGGAACCTTACCTTATCCACCAACTTTTCTTAAATATATCTCGAGCGTTTCGTGCAACAGCTTCTTTGAGATGCGACAGACGGACAGCTAGATTGGATATTTCACCGAAGCCTTTGGATTGCTACTAAAGCATCTAGTGTTCTTGAATCTagtcagaagagagagaaggggggaggggtcACTGTGCAACTGAGTTATTGGCCACTTGTTGGCTGAGAAGACTATTGCAACTGGCTATCCCCTATCAGAGTAAAGATCTTAAGGATTTGTTACATAGATCCCTTTGTAAGGGGAGGGACGGGAAAAAGATATCAGCGTTATTTGAACACTGCATATTAAGTGCGACCTTTTAAAGTGAATTACTATATGGGTTAGTTTCCATCTCAGAGAATTGTTCAATCCTTGACTATGATtatatttgtttgtttgtaatGTTAAAAGATACACGACAACATATGCAGTGAGCAAAGGCATTTGTTGAAGTTTTGTGAGGGACATGACCATTGTtgtaattgaaatgtttcttcgtTTTTTCCCCCAAGAACTTGTTCATGTATATTCATATATAATGATAGTTAAATACTGATGCCGATATTTGCAGTTTTATCGTACGCACTAATTTCAAAGAATCTACTCAGAAAACATTTACGCAGTTGTCTTTATAAGTTTTGCCTTTAATAATAATTATATGTTGATCATCTCAACAAACACTATTCAGAATGGTTGACCAGTGAGAACGTTAATCTGTAGTCCTGAGACTCAGTTTGTTCATTAGGCCTTGCCAAAGCCCTCGACCCTTATCATTCATTATCCAATCATAATAACAGCAATAATTATTTTAATTATTCAGATAATACTTATGTTGGTTATTATCGTTCCTGTAGTCATATGTttaccttttttggggggggatcaaGCATagtttgtatttttgtttattttttactttcattGTTATACGTTATTTAGAGACATCTTCATCTCTGTATTTGTGTTAAACAGACTTTCTGTTTAATTGGCATAGTAACCTTTTAGTAAACTGTTTTATCatgcctttaaaaaaataaagacaGTATGGTGAAAGCACTGCAAAGTATTTGGGAACTAAAACTCCACACCAGCTCTTCAAAAGTGTTCTAAATTCAGCAGTACCATTACAACAATActaaagtgtttctaaaatcttcACACAACTGTTAATTCACAACAAGTATTCAAAACTTTAAATGCAACACCCACTTTATAGAGTGCATGTAATATTGTACTCAAGGAAAGGTTACTAGCCTCAATTAGATTTTTATTTGCCTTATTTTGTTGAGATGAGCTGTTTCCCGCCATTATTTAAAGCCTATAATAATGTAGTTAAAATGTAATAGCAGTTTCTGGCTTTCTCTGTGTGTGGGCGGGTGTGTAACAAAACAACATTCACCAGATGCCCCTAGTAGGCCCCTTTGGAATGTTACAATAGTTGTCAGAGAAACACTCTAGAACCTCTGACATACAGATGTTGTTCATTACTGTAGTAACGTTTAGTGTTCATGTGACTGTAACCCCCCCCTCTACACTCCTCTGCCTTACTACTCTTTCTCCATGCCCTTCTTGACCTTTAGCAGTGTTTATACCCAGTCTCTGAAGAGGTAGTATAGTACTGATATTTTCATTAGCCTGTGTAGTAACAGAACAGATGTGCTGTGTTGTGACTGATTTGCGATTAGATAAACCACTCCATCTTCAGCTGAAGTGCCTGCAGAGACATATAAAGcccattcgttttttttttttacattttataacTTTTTCTTTCTTTGATGACTGTATGGCTGAATGGTAGCTTTAGAAATGAAAACCTGGGAGATTATGTGTATCGGTTATAATGAGGCTCATAATTTGAAGACCCCAAAAGGTACCGTATAAACCTCTCTGTATCTAAGAAGATAAACACAAGTATCTTAGTATCCTGTTGTATTCCAAACCGCAAACTGACTTGTGTTTTATGCAAGATGTCACCTTCAGGAAAATAATTTAAAGTGTTTGATGGATTGGCATTTCACACTGTGTTTGATGTTGGTTCATTTtgggataaaataaataaaaaaagaatatgAAAATAGTCCATTATTTTTGCATGAGTAGCGGAAACAGTAGAACTGTAAGTGGAAGTTAGTGTGAGATACACACATGCATCTGTCGTTTTTAACTTTTTCTATGaggttatttacatttacatttaagtcatttagcaggttATCTTCATTGTGTTACCTGTTGTGACACTCCCTTTTTTATTTTCCTGTTTTGCATTTCTAAAGAAAAGCAAAGTTGTTTTTTGTATTACATTTTTGACTCTGCTCTGCTATAGGATGAAACTCACTGGGGTTGTATGAGGGGCCAATAGAACGGCCACATGATGCCAGTGTTACACAGCATTtgagggatcatatctttcacatACAATACCGATGTTGTCCgtaaatattttttatatgtATCTCTTTTGAGTGCCACAAGGAAAACATGAACTCAAAGAAAAAGGCCTTATAAAATTGGTAGGGGGATGTTTAtacagcatatatatatatatagatatatatgtagatatgtatatgtgtgtatgtatgtatatatatatgtgtgtatatatatatacatatacgtgtgtgtatgtgtatgtatatagatatatGTATGGGGTGTAAGTATATGCATGGGTGTGCAAGGTAGGTAGCACATCTTAGTTACATATCAGAAGATTAAACAATGTACATAGACACTTTAAAGAGAAAATATCATTCGGGTTTTCATTTCTCAAAGTTACTCTTAAATCAGTTTAAAATAAGATTGAAAACTATGATTTACTGTATATGGTCCCTTTTAGATGATGTTGCTCTTTCCTAACTTGTAAAATAGTGTATAGTTGATTCTTCATGTTTGTTGGCGTCAACTTCAATGGCTTCTATTTGAACTGGTAATTTGTTATTACTCTGAACAATGTATAGAGGTGATTTGATTTTCTTTAGGGGTGTAAAGCATTTAAAAACATGTTACTTAAATCTGTACTTTTTATAATTGTTATGTAAGTATCCTTATAACATTTGAAAAAATAAAACGTAATGTGAGGTTGTGTGGTGGTTTCTTTCCTTATGGTTTTTCTGCTTTTAAAGATGCCAGACATAGGTATTTCTCGTACAGAAGATCACTCCCCTCAATCAAATGTATTCGTCACATACACAGTGTTCAGCAGGTATAAAGACATGAGGCTATTTGCATTGTGTAAATATTACTGATTGTACATTTAAATAGTTACGTAGAGGACTGAGGACACTGATTGGCCACGTGAGATGTCAATCAAACTGGCAGTTTGTTTTAGCCAACCAACAGTAACCAGCTCTACAGCAGTCGACACCGTTCGTTATGACCAAGTTATGACAGTTTGTAAGGTGATAGTAACTCTCTATATAGTGATTGAATAATGAAAATTATGACCGTTTTGCACTTCTACGAGTGATTTCACGTCTTGGTTAGTAACGGTTCACCGCGAGCAACTGCTACAACTGTAACCGTCCTAAATTGGTTTTGACTACAGTTGCCTAGGTCGTTAGTGCTGCGCATGGCTGTATATAACTAGAACTGTTCGATTCGACCATGGTGGAGGTTTTTGTTGGGAAAACTCTGCTCAATAAAGAAGGGGATCTTATTGATCCAGAAGAAACTCTCAAGAATAAAGTAGTAGGAATATATTTTTCTGCCGGCTGGTGCCCGCCTTGTCGAGATTTCACCCCTATTCTATGCGATTTTTACACGGAACTTGTCGAGGAGAGCGAGCCACCTGCACAGTTCGAAATAGTTTTCATATCTTCTGACAAGTCAAGTGATGATATGGTGGAATATTATCATGACATGCACGGGGACTGGCTGGCCCTGCCATGGACGGATCAATACAAACAGTAAATTCTTAGGACTTAGGTTCTTTCTTGTAGCCTATTCCTATTTGAGTTATTGTAAATAGCCTAGTGACACAAACATGTCTACATACATAATGGCTGAACTGATCGTATATGCTTTTCCCCACGGTTTGTATCCTATCCCATAGCACAGTAGGCTAACTGTAGGCTACGGGCTTTTTAAAAGGTTTATAGGTCACCCTTTGAGGGATTAGGTTTAAAAATAGGGCAAGGTCTCTGCGTGCCTGATTAGACAAAGTGATTGGAATTCTGCAAGGCTAGCCTACGGTATGCTCTGACACATTGGGGCCAGGATTTTATGTTgtagaacagtggttcccaacctttttcggttactgtacgaccaactgaattttgctctgcccggagtacccctgaaataccccctcatgtgcaatatagcagtaggcctatggtctcatgagtcttcttaAGTACCCcatgtggataggccaagtacccccaggtcctagaacccctggttgggaaccactgttgtaGAACATGTGTTCTGAAATTGTTATTCCCACCCATTTGATTGATAATTGGCCTATCAATTATGAGAAACGTGTGTAGCTACCCTGCAACATCCCTCTCATAATTTGTTTTTGTGACTGACACAATCCTTTGTGCCTTCATAAAAAGTGAATGTGTTATTTTTGGCTGGTATGAGCCATGTGGGGATAAAGACCTGATTGTGCCCTGTGTTGTTCCACTTTCCCTTCCCAGTGATCTCAAGAACAGGTACAAAATCACAGCAGTCCCCAAGCTGGTGATTGTGAAGGAGAATGGAGACGTGATCACAGACAAAGGCAGGAAACAGATCCGGGACCAGGGCCTGGCCTGCTTCAGGAGCTGGCTTGAGGCGGCCGAAGTCTTCCACAACTTTAAAGCTTCCTAGACATTCTAAAATACATAATTCTACATTCTAGAGCAGCTTCCTGCTCCTAACCCATAAAGACTGTTCTTATCTAGCTGTCTATTCTAAACTTCTGCACTACAATGCAATACTGTCTATATTCTAAACTTCTGCACTACAACACAATACTGTCTATATTCTAAACTTCTGCACTACAACACAATACTGTCTATATTCTAAACTTCTGCACTACAACACAATACTGTCTATATTCTAAACTTCTGCTCTACAACACAATACTGTCTATATTCTAAACTTCTGCACTACAATGACAATATTGC
The DNA window shown above is from Salmo salar chromosome ssa13, Ssal_v3.1, whole genome shotgun sequence and carries:
- the spina gene encoding spindlin-Z; the protein is MKTPFGKSAPGQRSRADAGHTGVSSNMKKKDSHKKHKNSMGPNKAVSSSAPRRNMVGCRIQHIWKEGSTASQSLWKGMVLDQVPVNPSLYLIKYDGFDCVYGLELHKDERVQGLEVLPDRQASTRSSDVNLADTMIGKAVEHMFETEDGTKDEWRGMVLARAPIMNTWFFITYEKDPVLYMYQLLDDYKEGDLRIMPDSNDTPPAEREPGEVVDSLVGKQVEYAKEDGSKRTGMVIHQVDAKPSVYFIKFDDDFHIYVYDLVKTS
- the nxnl2 gene encoding nucleoredoxin-like protein 2; translation: MVEVFVGKTLLNKEGDLIDPEETLKNKVVGIYFSAGWCPPCRDFTPILCDFYTELVEESEPPAQFEIVFISSDKSSDDMVEYYHDMHGDWLALPWTDQYKHDLKNRYKITAVPKLVIVKENGDVITDKGRKQIRDQGLACFRSWLEAAEVFHNFKAS